CTGATGATGATGTCCTTCTTCCGATCCCGAAGCTCGATGTAGCCATCCTCATGCATGACGCCCAGATCGCCCGAGTGGAACCAGCCACCCGCAAAGGCCGCCCGAGTGGCTTCCTCATCCCGGAAGTACCCCTTCATGACATTGTTGCCGCGCATCACGACCTCACCCATCGTCTCGCCGTCGGCGGGAACATCCGCCATGGCGTCATCGACGACCCGAAGGTGGGTCGCGTGGTGATAGGGAACACCCTGGCGAGCCATGACCCGAGCCTTTCCGTCCGGGTCGAGATCCTCCCAGCGCGCCTGCATCTCACAATAGACGTGGGGGCCGTACGTTTCCGTGAGCCCGTAGAGATGGGTGACCCGGATGCCCAGCTCTTCCATCCGCCGCAGGATCGTGGGTGAGGGCGGCGCGCCCCCGGTGGCCACGCGAATCGGCGGATCGAAATGCACGCCCTGGGCCTCGGGTGCTTCGGAGAGCATCAGCAATACGGTGGGCGCGCCGTTGAAGTGACTCACGCGCTCCTGGCGGATCAGCTCGAGAATCTCTGCCGGCTCGATTGCGCGCAACATGACATGGGTCCCGCCTGCCCCTGTCACACCCCACGGAAAGCACCAGCCGTTGCAGTGGAAGAGCGGCAGCGTCCAAAGGTAGACCGTGTCGCGGCCGAGATCGTGCACGATCATTTCGCCGAGGGCGTTCAGGAACGCGCCGCGGTGGGTGTACATGACACCCTTCGGCTGACCGGTCGTACCGCTCGTGTAGTTGAGCGAGGTGAGATCATCCTCGTCGTCGGGCGCCCAGGAGATCGGCAACACCGGCGCGCCTTCGACGAACTCGGCGTAGGTCGGACCGTCGAGCGGCGTCCCACGGAGCCCGGCGACGGGATCCTCGATGTTCACCAACAAGGGATTCGCGCCCAACCCCCCGGGCGCGTCGGCCACTTGCGGCGCAAGTTCCGTATCGCAAAACACGATCTTCGCCCCGGAGTGGCCGATGATGTAACCCACTTCCTCGGCGTTCAGGCGGGTATTGATCGCGACCAGCACGGCGCCGGCCCGCAGCACGGCGAAATGGGCGACCAACAGTTCGGGGATGTTCGGGGCAAGAAAGGCGACCCGGTCCCCCGGCAGGATCCCCGCACGCTGGAGAGCTCCGGCCAGTCGACCAACTTCGTCGGCGAGACGCTGGTAGTTCCAACGTGTTTCCCCGTACACAAGCGCGATCTTGTTGGGGAATACGCGCAGCGTTCGCTCGAGCAGCGCCACGGGCGTCATCGGATCCAGGTGCACCTCGGAGGGGTTTGCGCCCATGGGGCCGGATGATACCTGCAGCCCCTGTGACCGCGAGCACAGCCCAGGTCGGGCCCGCATGCCACGCTCGGCCACGTTCGAGGTTTCGCCCGCGCGGCGCCCCCTCCTCGCTGGTGCCCGGAAGTTCCGGGCCCTTTCCCCGTCCGGGCGGGAAGCGGGGCGTGGCGCGGGCTTCGAGGCTCTCATTTCGCCCCGGCGGCCGAATCTCCCGGGTGAAGACCCATGGGGCGATTGCCGGCGCTGGGGTCGCGAAAAAAAGTACCCCCGAGAGCAGATCCCAGGGGACCCTATTGCGGCTACGGCGTCCGCGCTCTCGGGGGCGGTGGCCTGGGACAACGTCCCAACGGCCGAGAAGAATCAGTCTTCGGCTCGGGTGGCTAGAACGCCGCCACCTCACTCGCCGTAGGTCTAGATTGGTCCAAGTTTGTACCTCCTTCTCGGCGTTGGTCGTACCCCACGAGACCCAGTTCTCGCTTCGGTCCCGGATGTCATGAGAGCGCCGAACCCACCGCCCCGGGTCGCCCCGCCGGTGCAGAAACCTGCCCGACAAGACTCGGGAATGAGTGATTCCCCTATTCGCCACCCTATCAGACGCCGCTGGGGGTGGCTAGCATCGCTTGCCCATGCCCCCT
This genomic interval from bacterium contains the following:
- a CDS encoding long-chain-fatty-acid--CoA ligase; the encoded protein is MGANPSEVHLDPMTPVALLERTLRVFPNKIALVYGETRWNYQRLADEVGRLAGALQRAGILPGDRVAFLAPNIPELLVAHFAVLRAGAVLVAINTRLNAEEVGYIIGHSGAKIVFCDTELAPQVADAPGGLGANPLLVNIEDPVAGLRGTPLDGPTYAEFVEGAPVLPISWAPDDEDDLTSLNYTSGTTGQPKGVMYTHRGAFLNALGEMIVHDLGRDTVYLWTLPLFHCNGWCFPWGVTGAGGTHVMLRAIEPAEILELIRQERVSHFNGAPTVLLMLSEAPEAQGVHFDPPIRVATGGAPPSPTILRRMEELGIRVTHLYGLTETYGPHVYCEMQARWEDLDPDGKARVMARQGVPYHHATHLRVVDDAMADVPADGETMGEVVMRGNNVMKGYFRDEEATRAAFAGGWFHSGDLGVMHEDGYIELRDRKKDIIISGGENISTIEVEHVVVTHPAVLEAAIVAMPHERWGEVPKAFVSLKPGESLTEQELIDYCRDRLAHFKCPKAIEFIELPKTSTGKVQKFRLREKEWVGYEKRIGG